In Salmo trutta chromosome 37, fSalTru1.1, whole genome shotgun sequence, the following proteins share a genomic window:
- the LOC115177521 gene encoding E3 ubiquitin-protein ligase UBR5-like isoform X12: protein MTSIHFVVHPLPGTEDQLNDRLREVSEKLNKYNFNSHPHLNLLEQATLKQCVVGPNHAGFLLEDGRVCRISFAVQPDRLELTKPDGNDGSKLSGSGSGTGRSSRPGRTSDPPWFLSGSDTLGRLAGNTLGSRWSSGVNGGSGGGGGGGGGSSSVGGAGGGGVGGAVSGGGGGSSGRSSTAARDSRRQTRVIRTGRDRGSGLLGSQPQPVIPASVIPEELISQAQVVLQGKSRSVIIRELQRTNLDVNLAVNNLLSRDDEDGDDGDDTASESYLPGEDLMSLLDADIHSAHPSVIIDADAMFSEDISYFGYPSFRRSSLSRLGSSRVLLLPLERDSELLRERESVLRLRERRWLDGASFDTERGSTSREGEPSLDKKNIPVQSPVSLGEELQWWPDKDGVKFVSIGSLFSELVAVSSKGELYQWKWSEPEPYRNTQNPSIRHPRVSFLGLTNEKITLLSANSIRATVATETNKVATWMDDTLSSVASKLEHSAQAYPELQGERIMSLHCCALYTCAQLESSLYWWGVVPFSQRKKMLEKARAKNKKPKSSAGISSIPNITVGTQVFVSSLQVCLRNNPLYHAGAVAFSVNAGIPKVGLLLESVWNMNDSCRFQLRSPESLKNMDKTTKTQEIKTESKPELVKTEMGPPPSPASTCSDTSSIASSASLPYKRRRSTPAPKEEEKVNEEQWPLREVVFVEDVKNVPVGKVLKVDGAYVAVKFPGTSSSVSTQPSQTSAPAPITDSDPSSLLQDCRLLRIDELQVVKTGGTPKVPDCFQRTPKKLCIPEKAEILAVNVDSKGVHAVLKTGNWVRYCIFDLATGKAEQENNFPTSNLAFLGQSERNVAIFTAGQDSPVILRDGNGTIYPMAKDCMGGIRDPEWLDLPPIASLGMGVHSLANLPTNSTIKKKAAIIILAVEKQTLMQHVLRCDFEACRQYLVNLEQAVLLEQSPHVLHSFLGHRCDGNRNILHACVSVCFPVSNKETKEEEEAERSERNTFAERLSAVEAIANAISVVSSNSSGNRTGSSSSRGLRLREMMRRSLRAAGLGRHESGPSSSDHQDPVSPPIAPPSWVPDPPPMDPDGDIDFILAPAVGSLTTASTGTSQGPSTSTIPGPSSEPSVVESKDRKANAHLILKLMCDSMVLRPHLRELLSAKDARGMTPFMLAVSGRAYPAAITVLEAAQKMAKVGDPGMTEKVDADSLFMEMICPSGTNPDDSPLYVLCCNDTCSFTWTGAEHINQDIFECRTCGLLESLCCCTECARVCHKGHDCKLKRTSPTAYCDCWEKCKCKTLIAGQKAARLDLLYRLLTTTNLVTSPNSRGEHILLFLVQTVARQSVEHCQYRPPRIREDRNRKAANAEDSDMPDHDLEPPRFAQLALERVLQDWNALKSMIMFGSQENKDPLSASSRIAHLLPEEQVYLNQQSGTIRLDCFTHCLIVKCAPDITVSRFIDTLLGTLVKELQNKYTPGRREEAIVVTRRFLRSVARVFVILSVEMASSKKKNNFIPQPIGKCRRVFQALLPYAVEELCNVAESLIVPVRMGIARPTAPFTLASTSIDAVQGSEELFSVEPLPPRPSPDQSSNSSQTASSYIIRNPQPRRSSQSQPVRGRDEEQDDIVSADVEEVEVVEGVAGEEDHHEDQEEQGEQGEENAEAEGQHDEHDEDGSDMELDLLAAAETESDSESNHSNQDNASGRRSVVTAATAGSEAGASSVPAFFSEDDSQSNDSSDSDSSSSQSDDVDQETFLLDEPLERTTTASHVNSAAQAPRSMQWAVRNTPSQRATGSAPSSSSTPAAASSTGLIYIDPSNLRRSSAISTSAAAAAAALEASNSSSYLTSASSLARAYSIVIRQISDLMSLIPKYNHLVYSQYPAAVKLTYQDAVNLQNFVEEKLIPTWNWMVSIMDSTEAQLRYGSALSSAGDPGHPSHPLHASQHSARRERMTAREEASLRTLEGRRSGRAATLLTVRQGMMSARGDFLNYALSLMRSHNDEHSDVLPVLDVCSLKHVAYVFQALIYWIKAMNQQTTLDTTQMDRKRSREILELGLDNEDSEHENDEDTNQSCFLVLEGRQARRKAIRQKRGKKKRAAPKGSTLQDKEDDPVPAETGQNHPFFRRSDSMTFLGCIPPNPFEVPLAEAIPLADQPHLLQPNARKEDLFGRPSQGLYSSSYTASKGLAEATLDRSCLEVNMGSSQILPTKMSYSANLKNVMSMETSQRGREDQPMDQELVAPKPGPSPHDLAAQLKSSLLAEIGLTESDGPPLPSFRPHCSFMGMVISHDMLLGRWRLSLELFGRVFMEDVGAEPGSILTELGGFEVKESKFRREMEKLRNLQSRDLALEVDRDRDQLIQQTMRQLNTHFGRRCTTTPMAVHRVKVTFKDEPGEGSGVARSFYTAIALAFLSNDKLPNLDCVQSVSKGMQASNLMQRLRNRDRERERRSGGLRAGSRRDRDRDSRRQLSIDTRPFRPASEGNPSDEPDPLPAHRQALGERLYPRVHTMQPAFASKITGMLLELSPAQLLLLLASEDSLRARVEEAMELLIAHGRENGADSILDLGLLEAPEKAQQQENRKRHGSTRSVVDMELDDPEDGDDNAPLFYQPGKRGFYSPRPGKNTEARLNCFRNIGRILGLCLLQNELCPITLNRHVIKVLLGRKVNWHDFAFFDPVMYESLRQLIRHSQAGEAEAVFAAMDLAFAIDLCKEEGAGQVELLSGGVNMPVTPLNVYEYVRKYAEHRMLVVAEQPLHAMRKGLLDVLPKNALEDLTAEDFRLLVNGCGEVNVQMLISFTSFNDESGTKTLARIHKESQRENADKLLQFKRWFWSIVEKMSMTERQDLVYFWTSSPSLPASEEGFQPMPSITIRPPDDQHLPTANTCISRLYVPLYSSKQILKQKLLLAIKTKNFGFV from the exons ACTTCGTGAAGTGTCGGAGAAACTCAACAAATACAACTTTAACAG TCATCCACACCTCAACCTGCTGGAGCAGGCCACCTTAAAACAGTGTGTAGTTGGCCCAAACCATGCTGGCTTTCTGCTTGAG GATGGACGTGTGTGTCGGATCAGCTTTGCTGTCCAGCCAGATCGTCTGGAGCTGACCAAACCAGATGGCAACGATGG TTCAAAGTTGAGTGGCAGTGGTTCAGGGACAGGAAGGAGCTCCAGGCCAGGCAGGACTAGTGATCCTCCCTGGTTCCTGTCTGGCTCTGACACACTGGGCAGACTGGCAGGCAACACCCTTGG GAGTCGCTGGAGCTCCGGGGTGAACGGTGGatcaggtggaggaggaggaggtggtggtggcagcagcagtgTAGGAGGTGCAGGGGGAGGAGGTGTAGGAGGAGCTGtcagtggaggtggtggaggctCCTCTGGGAGGTCGTCTACAGCTGCCAGGGACTCAAGACGTCAGACCAGGGTGATCCGCACAGGGAGGGACCGGGGCTCTGGTCTCCTGGGTAGCCAGCCCCAGCCTGTCATCCCTGCCTCGGTCATCCCAGAGGAACTAATCTCCCAG GCTCAGGTGGTCCTCCAGGGGAAGTCTAGGAGTGTGATCATCCGGGAGCTCCAGAGGACCAACCTGGATGTCAACCTGGCCGTCAACAACCTACTGAGCAGAGACGATGAGGACGGTGACGATGGTGATGACACAGCCAGCGAGTCCTACCTCCCTGGAG AGGACCTGATGTCCTTGCTGGACGCTGACATCCACTCAGCCCACCCCAGTGTCATCATCGATGCTGACGCCATGTTCTCTGAGGACATCAGCTACTTCGGCTACCCTTCCTTCAGACGCTCCTCCCTGTCCCGCCTGGGCTCCTCGCGAG TTCTCCTTCTTCCCTTAGAGCGTGACTCAGAGCTGTTGCGTGAGCGCGAGTCTGTGTTGAGGTTGCGGGAGCGGAGGTGGCTGGATGGGGCCTCATTTGACACGGAGAGGGGCTCCACCAGCCGCGAGGGGGAGCCCAGCCTGGACAAGAAGAACATCCCCGTccagagccctgtctctctgggcgAGGAGCTGCAATGGTGGCCTGACAAG GATGGTGTGAAGTTTGTGAGCATCGGGTCCTTGTTCTCTGAGCTGGTGGCAGTGAGCTCTAAGGGGGAACTCTACCAGTGGAAGTGGAGTGAACCAGaaccatacagaaacacacag AACCCTTCTATCCGCCACCCCCGGGTGTCCTTCCTGGGCCTGACCAATGAGAAGATCACCCTGCTGTCTGCTAACAGCATCAGAGCCACCGTGGCCACGGAGACCAACAAGGTGGCAACCTGGATGGATGACACACTGAGCAGCGTGGCATCCAAGCTGGAACACAGTGCCCAGGCCTACCCTGAGCTGCAGGGAGAGCGCATCATGTCTCTGCACTGCTGTGCCCTCTACACCTGCGCCCAGCTGGAGAGCAGCCTGTACTGGTG GGGTGTTGTGCCTTTTAGTCAACGGAAAAAGATGCTTGAAAAGGCTAGAGCCAAGAACAAGAAGCCAAAGTCCAGTGCCGGCATCTCCTCAATACCCAACATCACCGTGGGAACGCAG GTGTTTGTGTCCTCTCTCCAGGTGTGCCTGAGGAATAACCCCCTCTACCACGCCGGTGCCGTTGCCTTTTCTGTCAACGCTGGGATCCCCAAGGTGGGACTCCTCCTCGAGTCTGTCTGGAACATGAACGACAGCTGCAGGTTCCAGCTGCGGTCACCAGAGAGCCTCAAGAACATGGACAAGACCACCAAGACCCAGGAGATCAA AACGGAGAGCAAGCCGGAGTTGGTAAAGACAGAGATGGGGCCCCCTCCTTCCCCAGCCTCCACCTGCAGTGACACCTCCTCCATCGCTAGCAGTGCCTCGCTGCCCTACA AACGAAGACGCTCGACCCCGGCTCccaaagaggaggagaaggtgaaCGAGGAGCAGTGGCCTCTTCGGGAAGTGGTGTTTGTGGAGGATGTTAAAAATGTCCCTGTGGGAAAG GTGCTGAAAGTGGACGGTGCGTATGTAGCTGTGAAGTTTCCAGGAACGTCAAGCAGCGTGAGCACACAGCCGAGTCAGACTAGTGCTCCAGCTCCCATCACTGACTCTGACCCCTCCTCACTGCTGCAGGACTGTAGGCTGCTCAGAATAGATGAGTTACAG GTGGTGAAAACTGGTGGAACTCCTAAAGTTCCAGATTGCTTCCAGCGTACACCTAAAAAACTCTGCATCCCAGAGAAGGCTGAGATTCTGGCTGTGAATGTTGACTCCAAAG GAGTCCACGCAGTGCTGAAGACTGGTAACTGGGTGAGGTACTGTATCTTTGACCTGGCCACAGGCAAAGCAGAGCAGGAGAATAACTTCCCCACCAGTAACCTGGCCTTCCTGGGCCAGAGTGAACGCAATGTAGCAATCTTCACCGCAGGACAG GATTCCCCAGTCATCCTTCGGGATGGAAATGGCACAATTTACCCAATGGCCAAAGACTGTATGGGCGGCATCCGAGACCCTGAGTGGCTGGACCTGCCGCCCATCGCCAGCCTGGGCATGGGGGTGCACTCCCTGGCCAACCTCCCCACCAACTCAACCATCAAGAAAAAAGCTGCTATTATCATATTGGCTGTGGAG AAGCAGACGTTGATGCAGCACGTGCTGCGTTGTGACTTTGAGGCCTGTCGTCAGTACCTGGTGAACCTGGAGCAGGCTGTACTCCTGGAGCAGAGTCCCCACGTCCTCCACTCCTTTCTGGGCCACCGCTGCGACGGCAACCGCAACATCCTCCACGCctgtgtctcagtctgcttccccGTCAGCAACAAGGAGACCAAGGAGGAGGAAG AAGCTGAACGGTCTGAGAGGAATACATTTGCAGAGAGACTGTCAGCAGTGGAGGCCATCGCCAATGCTATATCTGTGGtgtctagcaacagctctgggaACAGGACCGGCTCTTCTAGCAGCAGAGG GCTGCGTCTGAGGGAGATGATGAGGCGCTCTCTGAGAGCAGCGGGTCTTGGCCGTCACGAGTCCGGCCCCTCCTCCAGCGACCACCAGGACCCAGTTTCCCCACCCATCGCCCCTCCCAGCTGGGTGCCCGACCCCCCTCCCATGGACCCAGACGGTGACATAGACTTCATCCTGGCCCCTGCAGTGGGATCTCTCACCACAGCCTCAACAGGGACCAGCCAGGGCCCCAGCACATCCACTATACCAG GCCCCTCCTCTGAGCCTTCGGTGGTGGAGTCTAAAGACCGCAAGGCCAACGCCCACCTCATCCTCAAACTGATGTGTGACAGCATGGTTCTCAGGCCACACCTTCGCGAGCTGCTCTCTGCCAA GGATGCCCGTGGAATGACCCCATTCATGCTGGCAGTCAGCGGGAGAGCTTACCCAGCTGCCATTACTGTTCTGGAGGCTGCGCAGAAAATGGCCAAGG TAGGAGACCCCGGCATGACTGAGAAGGTGGATGCAGACTCTTTGTTCATGGAGATGATTTGTCCCTCGGGGACCAACCCTGACGACTCTCCTCTCTACGTCCTCTGCTGCAACGACACCTGCAGCTTCACCTGGACAGGAGCTGAACACATCAACCAg GATATCTTTGAGTGCCGGACCTGCGGCTTGTTGGAGTCTCTCTGCTGCTGCACTGAGTGCGCCAGGGTGTGTCACAAAGGACACGACTGCAA ACTCAAGAGGACCTCTCCCACTGCGTACTGTGACTGCTGGGAGAAGTGTAAATGTAAGACGCTGATTGCTGGACAGAAAGCTGCTCGCCTGGACCTGCTGTACAGACTACTCACCACCACTAACCTGGTCACCAGTCCAAACAGCcg GGGGGAGCATATCCTTCTGTTCCTGGTGCAGACTGTTGCTAGGCAGAGTGTGGAGCACTGCCAGTACCGACCCCCTCgcatcagagaggacaggaacCGCAAGGCTGCCAATGCTGAAG ACTCTGACATGCCGGACCATGACCTGGAACCTCCACGCTTCGCCCAGCTGGCCCTGGAGAGGGTGCTGCAGGACTGGAATGCTCTCAAGTCCATGATAATGTTCGGATCCCAGGAGAATAAAGACCC gctgAGTGCCAGCAGCCGTATCGCCCATCTCCTTCCAGAGGAGCAGGTGTACCTGAACCAGCAGAGTGGCACCATCCGCCTGGACTGCTTCACACACTGCCTCATTGTCAAGTGTGCCCCTGACATTACAGTAAGTCGG TTTATTGACACCCTGCTGGGGACCTTGGTGAAGGAGCTGCAGAACAAGTACACTCCTGGCCGGAGAGAGGAGGCCATCGTCGTCACCAGGAGGTTCCTGCGCTCCGTGGCCAGGGTGTTTGTCATCCTCAGCGTCGAGATGGCCTCATCCAAAAAGAAAAA TAACTTCATCCCCCAGCCCATTGGGAAGTGCAGGCGTGTGTTCCAGGCCCTGCTGCCCTATGCGGTGGAGGAGCTGTGCAACGTGGCAGAGTCCCTCATCGTGCCTGTGAGGATGGGCATCGCCCGGCCCACCGCCCCCTTCACCCTGGCCAGCACCAGCATCGACGCCGTGCAGGGCAGCGAGGAACTCTTCTCTGTGGAACCCTTGCCACCGAGACCCTCCCCAGACCAGTCCAGCAA TTCTAGTCAGACTGCATCGTCCTACATCATCAGGAACCCCCAGCCTCGCCGCAGCAGCCAGTCCCAGCCGGTCAGAGGGAGAGACGAGGAGCAGGATGACATTGTGTCTGCTGATGTTGAAGAG GTGGAGGTTGTCGAGGGCGTTGCTGGGGAGGAGGATCACCATGAAGACCAGGaggaacagggagaacagggagaggagaacGCTGAGGCAGAGGGACAGCATGATGAACATGATGAGGATG GAAGCGACATGGAGTTGGATCTGCTGGCTGCCGCAGAGACCGAGAGTGACAGCGAGAGTAACCATAGCAACCAGGACAATGCCAGCGGGCGGAGGAGTGTTGTCACCGCAGCAACTGCTGGCTCCGAAGCAG gTGCCAGCAGTGTCCCTGCCTTCTTTTCAGAGGACGACTCCCAGTCCAACGACTCGAGCGACTcggacagcagcagcagccagaGCGACGACGTGGACCAGGAGACCTTCCTATTGGACGAGCCCTTGGAGAGGACCACCACCGCCTCGCACGTCAACAGTGCTGCCCAGGCGCCGCGCTCCATGCAGTGGGCTGTACGCAACACCCCCAGCCAGAGAGCCACGGGCAGCGCCCCCTCCAGCTCCTCCACCCCCGCTG CAGCGAGCTCCACAGGTCTGATCTACATCGACCCGTCCAACCTGCGGCGCAGCAGTGCCATCAGCACCAGCGCGGCTGCTGCGGCTGCAGCTCTGGAGGCCTCCAACTCGTCCAGCTACCTGACGTCAGCCTCCAGCTTAGCCCGGGCCTACAGCATCGTCATCAGACAGATCTCTGACCTGATGAGCCTCATTCCCAAGTACAACCACCTGGTCTACTCCCAGTACCCTGCTGCAGTCAAACTCACCTACCAGGACGCTGTCAACCTGCAG AACTTTGTTGAGGAGAAGCTGATCCCTACGTGGAACTGGATGGTGTCCATCATGGACTCTACAGAGGCTCAGCTGCGTTACGGCTCGGCCCTGTCCTCAGCTGGCGACCCCGGACACCCATCCCACCCCCTCCACGCCTCGCAGCACTCTGCCCGCAGGGAGCGCATGACTGCCCGCGAGGAAGCCAGCCTCCGCACCTTGGAGGGACGGAGGTCTGG GCGTGCGGCCACTCTGCTGACAGTGCGTCAGGGGATGATGTCTGCGCGGGGTGACTTCCTGAACTACGCCCTGTCTCTGATGCGTTCTCATAATGACGAGCACTCTGACGTTCTGCCTGTGCTGGATGTGTGTTCTCTCAAACACGTGGCCTACGTCTTCCAGGCCCTCATCTACTGGATCAAAGCCATGAACCAGCAGACAACTCTGGACACAACACAGATGGACCGCAAGAG GAGCCGTGAGATTCTGGAACTGGGACTGGACAATGAAGATTCTGAACATGAGAATGATGAGGACACCAATCAAA GTTGTTTTCTGGTATTGGAAGGCAGACAAGCCAGAAGAAAGGCAATTAGGCAGAAACGAGGCAAAAAGAAGAGGGCAGCTCCCAAAG gctCCACACTCCAGGATAAGGAGGATGACCCGGTCCCCGCTGAGACGGGACAGAACCACCCGTTCTTCCGGCGCTCTGACTCCATGACCTTCCTGGGCTGTATCCCCCCCAACCCCTTCGAGGTCCCCCTGGCGGAGGCCATCCCCCTGGCAGACCAGCCTCACCTCCTGCAG CCCAATGCAAGGAAGGAGGATCTGTTTGGCCGTCCTAGTCAGGGCCTGTACTCGTCCTCGTACACAGCAAGCAAAGGCCTGGCCGAGGCCACCCTGGACCGCAGCTGCCTGGAGGTTAACATGGGCTCCTCTCAG ATCCTACCCACCAAGATGTCCTACTCAGCCAACCTGAAGAACGTGATGAGTATGGAGACTAGTCAGCGCGGCAGAGAGGACCAGCCCATGGACCAGGAGCTAGTGGCTCCAAAGCCAGGCCCCTCACCCCACGACCTAGCTGCCCAGCTGAAGAGCAGCCTGCTGGCTGAAATAGGCCTCACTGAGAGCGATGGACCCCCGCTCCCTTCCTTTAG aCCCCACTGTAGTTTCATGGGGATGGTGATCTCCCATGACATGCTGCTGGGCCGCTGGCGTCTGTCTCTGGAGCTGTTCGGACGCGTCTTCATGGAGGACGTTGGAGCAGAGCCCGGATCG ATCCTGACCGAGCTGGGGGGTTTTGAGGTGAAGGAGTCTAAGTTCCGCCGGGAGATGGAGAAACTCCGTAACCTCCAGTCTCGTGACCTGGCCCTGGAGGTGGACCGTGACCGTGACCAGCTGATCCAGCAGACTATGAGGCAGCTCAATACCCACTTTGGCCGGCGCTGCACCACCACACCCATGGCTGTGCACCGCGTCAAGGTCACCTTCAAGGACGAGCCGGGCGAGGGTAGTGGCGTGGCCCGTAGCTTCTACACGGCCATCGCCCTGGCCTTCCTGTCCAATGACAAGCTGCCCAACCTGGACTGTGTGCAGAGCGTCAGCAAGGGCATGCAGGCCAGCA ATCTGATGCAGCGGCTGAGGAACAGAGACCGGGAGAGGGAGCGGAGGAGTGGAGGGCTCCGAGCTGGCTCTAGGAGAGACCGAGACAG ggactCGAGGAGACAGCTGTCCATTGACACCCGACCCTTCAGGCCAGCCTCGGAGGGGAACCCCAGTGACGAACCTGACCCCCTACCTGCCCACAGACAGGCCCTGGGAGAGAGGCTGTACCCCCGCGTCCACACTATGCAGCCG GCGTTTGCCAGTAAGATCACAGGGATGCTGCTGGAACTCTCCCCAGCCCAGCTGCTGTTGCTCCTGGCCAGTGAGGACTCTCTCAGGGCCAGGGTGGAGGAGGCCATGGAGCTGCTCATTGCACATGGAAG gGAAAATGGCGCTGACAGCATACTGGACCTGGGTCTCCTAGAGGCTCCTGAGAAAGCACAG CAGCAGGAGAACCGTAAGCGTCATGGCTCCACCCGCAGTGTGGTGGACATGGAGCTGGACGACCCTGAAGACGGAGATGACAACGCTCCCCTGTTCTACCAGCCTGGGAAGAGAGGCTTCTACTCTCCCCGGCCCGGCAAGAACACGGAGGCCAGGCTCAACTGCTTCAGGAACATCGGCAG AATACTAGGGCTGTGTCTGCTGCAGAATGAGCTCTGTCCAATTACCTTGAACAGACATGTCATCAAGGTGCTGCTCGGCAGAAAG gTGAATTGGCATGACTTTGCCTTTTTTGACCCGGTAATGTACGAGAGCCTGCGACAGTTGATCCGTCACTCTCAGGCTGGAGAGGCGGAGGCTGTGTTTGCAGCCATGGACCTGGCCTTCGCCATAGACCTGTGTAAGGAGGAAGGGGCTGGACAG GTGGAGCTGCTGTCAGGTGGGGTCAACATGCCTGTGACTCCTCTCAACGTTTACGAATACGTGAGAAAGTACGCCGAACACAGGATGCTGGTGGTTGCTGAGCAACCTCTTCAT GCGATGAGGAAGGGTCTGTTGGATGTCCTTCCTAAGAACGCCCTGGAGGACTTGACAGCTGAGGACTTCAGGCTACTGGTCAACGGCTGTGGAGAGGTCAACGTGCAGATGCTCATCAGCTTCACTTCCTTCAATGATGAATCTGGTACAAAGACCttggcccgtattcacaaagaatctcaga GGGAAAATGCTGATAAATTGTTGCAGTTCAAACGCTGGTTTTGGTCCATCGTGGAGAAGATGAGCATGACTGAGAGGCAAGATCTG gtGTACTTCTGGACCTCCAGTCCGTCTCTGCCAGCCAGTGAGGAAGGCTTCCAGCCCATGCCCTCCATCACCATCAGGCCTCCGGACGACCAGCACCTGCCCACGGCCAACACCTGCATCTCGCGCCTCTACGTGCCACTCTACTCCTCCAAACAGATTCTAAAACAGAAACTCTTACTAGCCATTAAGACCAAGAACTTTGGTTTTGTGTAG